The nucleotide window GCGAACTGCAGCAAATCTACCGCAGTCGGACCGAGCGCGTCCTGTGGGTGAAAGCTGACCCTCAACTAGACGCGCAAGAAGTGCTGACGGTGATTGACCATGCCAACAGCGCGGTGCCTGATCTGCAAATCGGCCTGCTAACGCCCACAGCCGAGAAGGAGCCTTGTCTGGCAATTCCGTTCCCGCGTAGGCCCCTGCCTCTTCCGGAAAAATGAAAGCCTCGCGCGCATAGGCGAGGCCGTCTTCCTCTGTTTCCCTGTGGCGGAGTTACGCCTTGGCGGGTTCGGGAACCGGAGCGACGGTGACGAACTTTCCCATCGAGCCCCGGTCCACGAACTTGAGGATGCCGGTGACCTTGGCGAACAGGGTGTCGTCCTTGCCGCGGCCGACGTTCAGCCCGGGCTTCAGACGCGTACCGCGCTGCCGCACGATGATGGTGCCGCCGGAGATCAGTTGTCCGCCGAAAGCCTTGATTCCCAGCCGCTGCGCGTTGGAGTCGCGACCGTTTCGGGAGCTGCCTAGACCTTTTTTATGTGCCATTTCCTACCTCGAGATCCTTCGCTTCGCTCAGGATGACGGCCGCGGGCTCAGACGCCCGCGAAATCGCCGTCACTTCTTCTTATGCTTCGAATCCGATTTCTTGTCCGAGTGCTTGGCCGGCTTCGCCGCCTTCTGCTCACCCTTGTGGGGAGCGGCCTTCTTCTCGTGCGCCTTGTGCTCGGGCTTATGCTCCGCCTTGTGCTCGGGCTTGTGGGCCTTGGGCTCGGCGTGCACGGCCGGGCGGGCCTTCTTTTCCTTCTTTGCGGGCAGCTCGGGCGCGGTGAACGTGTGCCCGTCGAAGGCGATCTCGGTGATGCGCACCGCGGTGAACGGCTGGCGGTGTCCGGCGAGCTTCTTGTACTGTTTCTTGCGCTTGTAGTGGAAGACCAGGATCTTGTCGGCGCGGCCCTGCTCCACGATGTGCCCCAGCACGCGCGCGCCCTCGCCCTGCGGCCGCCCGATCTGGCCCGCCTCGGCAGAGACCGCCAGCACATCCGTGAACTCCAGATGGCCGGACTTCTCCGCCTCCGTCTTCTCGATACGGATTACGTCTCCAGGGGCGACCCGGTACTGCTTCCCCCCGGCGCGGATGACCGCGTACATAACAATGCCTCCTAGATTGGCCGAAACCGCTTTGACTGTAGAGATTGGGTGCTACAGGCAAACCCAGTTATTTTAGCGTGCGCGGCGGAAAACGGTCAAACCCCTGGGTAGAGCCGCAGCATGCCGCGTCTCTACAGGCGGTCGAGCACAGGGACGGTGCGCTCGTTCTGCACGTTGCCGGTGTTGAGCGTGGTCTTGGGCTCGAGCAGCAGCACGTGCGCCTCCTCCCGGGCCACGGGACAGTGCTCCACGCCGCGCGGCACGATGTAGAAGTCGCCCGCCTTCAGCTCCACGTCGCCGACGCGCAGGCGCATGGTGAAGCCGCCTTCGACCACCAGGAAGAGCTCGTCCTCGTGCTGGTGGTGGTGCCAGACGAACTCGCCCTGGAACTTCACCAGCTTGACGTAGGAGTCGTTGACCTCGCCCACGATCTTGGGCGACCAGTGCTCGGTGAACTGCGCGAACTTCTCGGAAAGCGTGACTTTGGGCATGCAGAAGCTTACCGCGGATGGGCGTGGATTCGCGTCCTTTCCGGTGGCCTTGGTGGTAGGATTGCGCCGCCCGGAGAGCGGGGGAGAGGCGAACATGGATTGGTGGATATGGGTGATCCTGGGGTTCGTGCTGCTGGCGGCGGAGATGGTCAGCGCCGGGCTCTTCCTGATCTTCTTCGGCGTGGGCGGGATCGTGGTGGGGGGGCTGGTGCGCTTCCACGTGATCGAGGCAGCCTGGATGCAGTGGCTGGCCTTCTCGGTGGTCTCGCTGGGCTCCATGGCGCTGTTGCGCAAGCCGCTGCAGCACCGGCTGAAGATCAACGTGCGCAAGGACCAGGACACCATGCTGGGCGAGCGCGCCGTGGCCACGGAAGAGATCGCCGCCGGCGCCATCGGGAAGGTGGAGATGCGCGGCTCCACTTGGCAGGCGCGCAACCTGGGCGATTCGCCGGTGAAGTCCGGCCAGGGCTGCAAGGTCGAAAAGGTGGAAGGCATCACGCTTTTGGTGCGTGGAGAGTAGGCAGCCCGCCGCAGCGGGCGCCGCAGGAGGATTTATGAGCACAGTCGTATTCGTTTTCTTGGCGTTCATGGTGCTGGTGCTGATCTTCAAGGCGGTGGTGGTGGTGCCGCAGCAGAGCGCCTTCGTGGTGGAGCGGCTGGGAAACTTCTACGAAGTCTTCGGCGCCGGGCTGCACTTCCTGACGCCCTTCGTGGACCGCATCAAGTACCGGCACTCACTCAAGGAGCGCCCGCTGGAGATCCCGGAGCAGGTCTGCATCACCAAGGACAACGTGCAGGTGGCGGTGGACGGCATCATCT belongs to Terriglobales bacterium and includes:
- the rpmA gene encoding 50S ribosomal protein L27, producing the protein MAHKKGLGSSRNGRDSNAQRLGIKAFGGQLISGGTIIVRQRGTRLKPGLNVGRGKDDTLFAKVTGILKFVDRGSMGKFVTVAPVPEPAKA
- the rplU gene encoding 50S ribosomal protein L21, with the translated sequence MYAVIRAGGKQYRVAPGDVIRIEKTEAEKSGHLEFTDVLAVSAEAGQIGRPQGEGARVLGHIVEQGRADKILVFHYKRKKQYKKLAGHRQPFTAVRITEIAFDGHTFTAPELPAKKEKKARPAVHAEPKAHKPEHKAEHKPEHKAHEKKAAPHKGEQKAAKPAKHSDKKSDSKHKKK
- a CDS encoding cupin domain-containing protein, translated to MFASPPLSGRRNPTTKATGKDANPRPSAVSFCMPKVTLSEKFAQFTEHWSPKIVGEVNDSYVKLVKFQGEFVWHHHQHEDELFLVVEGGFTMRLRVGDVELKAGDFYIVPRGVEHCPVAREEAHVLLLEPKTTLNTGNVQNERTVPVLDRL
- a CDS encoding NfeD family protein, which translates into the protein MDWWIWVILGFVLLAAEMVSAGLFLIFFGVGGIVVGGLVRFHVIEAAWMQWLAFSVVSLGSMALLRKPLQHRLKINVRKDQDTMLGERAVATEEIAAGAIGKVEMRGSTWQARNLGDSPVKSGQGCKVEKVEGITLLVRGE